DNA from Halorarum salinum:
TGAAGAAGACGGGGATCAGGCTGGACGAGCGCGCCGACGTGAAGACCGTGGAGTGATCGTTCGGATGAGCTCGATCGCTCGAACGGGTCGGCCGTCGCTTCACTGGGAACGTCCCGAACGCCCCCGCGGCGCTCGGCTCGGTGCGACTGCTGCGCCCCTCGCCTCGCTCCCTGCGGTCGCTCGCCTGCGGTGCTCGTCCCTCGCGCGCGTGTGCTCGCTTCGCGGGACTCGCTGCGCTCGACCCGCGTACTCTCGTTCGCTTCGCTCACGAGAACCCCACGAGGGGGCTCGCGTCGCGCGCGCCGTGGCGGCTGGTTCTGTGGGAGTCCCGCCGGCCGGCCGGGAATCGAACCCGCCGACCGCCCCGACCCCGAGGTGGCGCAGATGATCCCCCTCTTCCACGACTTCACGGACGAGACCGTGCTCGTCCTCGGCGGCGGCACGGTCGGCGCGCGGAAGGCCCGCCGGTTCGCGCGCGAGGCGCGGACGGTCGTCGTCAGCCCCGCGTTCGCGGACGCGGACTTCGGCGACGCGGAACTGGTCCGGACCGAACCCACGCCGGCCGACGTGGGCGAGTTCGTCGCCGACCTCGCCCCGGCGCTCGTCGTCGCCGCCACCGACGACGGGGCGGTCAACGCGGCGGCCGAGTCGGCCGCGCGGGAGGCCGGGGCGCTGGTGAACCGGGCGGACCGGGCCGGCGAGCGCGACGCGGGGAGCGTCGTCGTCCCCGCGACCGTCGAGGACGACCCGGTGACCGTGGCGGTCGCGACCGGCGGCACCGCACCGGCGCTCTCCCGGCACCTCCGCGAGCGGATCGAGGCGGAGTTCCCGGACGTCGGCGCGATGGCCGAACTCGCCGGGGAGATCCGGTCGGAACTCGCGGCCGCCGAGGTCCCGGCGACCGCCCGCCACGAGGCGGTTCGGGCGGTGGTCGAGTCGTCGGACGTTTGGAAGGCTTTACAAGACGGCGTCGCAAACGGTCGACAAGAGGCGAATCGGGTAATGCAGGAGGAGACGCGGGAGGTGCTCGATGACTGAGGCGGGGATCATCTGCGGCGTCAGCGTCAGCCACGCACACGCCGACCTGGACGAGATCGAGGCCGCCGGCGGGGGGAGCGCCCGCGCGGTCGTCTCGCGGCTGCTCGCACGCGATGGCGTCACCGAGGCGTTCGCGGTGCGGACGTGCAACCGGGCGGAGGCGTACGTCGTCGCCGACGAGGCGGCCGACGGCGCCCGCGCGCTCGCGGACTTCGCGCCCGAGGTCAGGGACGGCGCGGTCGTCCACCTCGACCACGAGGGGTCGCTCCGCCACCTGATGCGCGTCGCCGCGGGCCTCGAGTCGCTCGTCCTCGGCGAGGACCAGATCGTCGGCCAGCTGAAACGCGCGATCGAGGAGTCACGCGCGGCGGGCGGCATCGGAGAGACGCTTGAGGACGCGCTCACGAAGGCGGTCCACGTCGGCGAGCGCGCCCGCACCGAGACGGCCATCAACGAGGGCGTCGTCTCGCTCGGCTCCGCGGCCGTCGACCTCGCGGCCCGGGAGACCGAGCTGACGGGCGCGACCGCGCTCGTGCTCGGCGCCGGCGAGATGGGCACGCTCACGGCACGCGCGCTGGCGGAGGCGGACGTCGACCGGATCGTCGTCGCGAACCGGACGGTCCCCCACGCCGAGCACGTCGCGTGCGAACTCGACGTGGCCGCCGAGGCGGTGGGGATCGAGGAGGCCCCCGCGGTCGCCGGCGAGGCGGACGTGCTCGTCGCGGCCACCGGTGCGGACGGCCCCGTCCTCGGCCCCGAGGACCTGGCGGACGCCGGCGAGACCGTGTGCATCGACCTCGCCCAGCCGCGGGACGTCGACCCCGCGGCGGCGGGCGGGGGCGTCGCCGTCTACGACCTCGACGCGCTGGAGGCGGTCACGGCCGAGACGCGGGAGAGCCGCCGCGCGGAGGCCGAACGGGTTGAGGCGATGGTCGACGCCGAACTCGACCGCCTGCTCGCGTCGTTCAAGCGCAGGCGCGCCGACGAGGCCATCTCGGCCATGTACGAGGGCGCCGAGGTGACGAAGGCGCGCGAGCTCGACCGTGCACTCACGAAACTCGAGGCCCAGGGCGAGTTGACCGACGAGCAGCGCGAGACCGTCGAGTCGCTCGCGGACGCGCTCGTCGGCCAGTTGCTCGCCGCGCCGACCAAGAGCCTCCGCGAGGCCGCCCTCGAGGACGACTGGACCACCATCCACACGGCCATCCGCCTGTTCGACCCCGAGTTCGACGTGCCGGTCGCGTCCGACGACGGCGCGGGGATGACCCCCCGGGAGGGCGTCGCCGACCGTCTCTCGGACGACTGACTTCCGGACGACTGCGCCCTGCAGGATCCGACCGGCTCGCGTTCGGCCGTCGTCTCGGGGCGTCGATCCTCTCGGAAGAGCGGACCTGTCTCTCCACCCGGGGAAAGGGTGATGTGTGATGCCGTTGCACGTGTTCCCATGAGTGATCCGACCGGCGGCGTCGGACGCCTCCCCGCATCCTCGGTCGAGGAGAGCGTCGAGTCCGCCTGTTACGTGGCCGGCTGTGCGCATCCGGACCTCGTCGCGGCCGGGGCGGTGCTCGCGGTCACCGCCCTCTTCCTCCTCCTCTCCGGACTCGTTCTCACCAGGCTGTCGGACGCGCGCGACGCCCTCGGGACCGAGCGGACGCGGACCCGCGCCGAGCGGGACGCGTTCCGGCAGTTCCGCCAGCGGGTCGCCGGGCTCGACCCCTCGGACCCGCAGCCACCCGACCCGACGCCGGGCGGAGGAGGGGTGATGGCCGTCGCCGGCGGCGGGGTCGCGAACGACGCCTCGCTGGCCGACGCGCGGCGCGCCTACCGCGAGACCGTCATGGCGACCTCGCACTACGAGGAGGAGTACGACGAGTCGCTCGCGGAGAACGTCGGCGCGGAGTTCTCCGAGACGGTCGCGAGCGCCCTGACCGACGGCGGGACGCTCACCCCCCAGCTCCACGCCGCGCTCGCCACCGGGGCCGAGCGGGCCCGGCGCGACCGCGACGAACTGCTCGCGGCGCTCGACCGCGAGGAAGCGACGATCGAGGCCGCCGAGGACGCGCTCGCGCCCGCCGTCGCCGCGGCCGACGAGATCGACGAACGCGACCTCCGGCGGTCGAGCTACCGCGACTTCGTCGCCGACCTCGAACGCCTGGAGTACCACGAGCGGGAGGTGGAGTCGCTGCTCGCGGACCGGCAGTCGACCGTCCACGAGCGGGAGTCCGAGCGCCCGTTCTGGTACGACTACCTCTACGGGAGCCTCCCGTCGCCGTACCCCGTGCTCGCGGCCGGGACGCGGACGCTCTCGGCGCTCGCGGACGCGAAGGACGAACTCGCGAGCGCGGCGAGCGACCGCTGACCGTCGGGCCCCGACGTCGGAACCGAACGCCCGGTCGTGGTTCGAGCACCGGCCCCGTCCCGGGACCGGGTCGGCCGACGATCCGGACCGGGTCGGTCGACGATCCGGGAAGCGCTTTTCCCCCTCGCCCGCGACACACTCCCACATGGCAGACCTACTCTCGGACGAGGAGGTATCGGAGCGGCTACCCGCCGACTGGGAGCGCGAGGGCGACGAGATCGTCCGGACGTACGAGTTCGACTCCTACCTCGAGGGGGTCGGCTTCGCGGCCGGGGCCGGCGGGCTGGCCGAGGAGGCGTTCCATCACCCCGAACTCACCATCGGCTGGCGCGAGGTGGAGGCCCGGTTGACGACCCACGACGCCGGCGGCATCACCGACAGCGACATCGACCTCGCCGAGCGCTTCGACGAGCTCGCGGACTGATGGCGGGGGCGTGATGGAGGCGGCCTACGTCTTCCGGGTCCGGTTCACCCTCTCGCCGCGCGGGGTGCGGCTCGACCCGGAGGAGTTCGAGACGACCGCGCGGGTGCCGGCGGCGACGCCCGGCGAGGAGGGGTGGCTGCTGTTCCGCGACGCGCTCTGGCGCGGGGAGGAGAACGACTCGACGTACGCCCGTGAACTGGTCGCCGAGCGGCTCCCGGAGGGTGTGGAGGTGCTGTCGGCGACGTTCAGCGAGTTCGAGACCGATGAGGCGTACCTGGACGCGCTGGAGGACGAGATCGGTCGGGACCTGGCGGCGTTCCGGGCGGACTCGGTCACGGAGGTGAAACACAAGTACTTCGGCTCCTCGATCCACGTTCGGTGAGTCGGTTCGATTCGTAGAGCTATGCATGGGTCGTGGAGCGGATCGAAATTCCCAGCGACGACCGGCCCGACCGAAGGACCGAACACGCCCACGGTGAGCACCCGTCGAGAACCACGGCAAGACACTTAACGGAGAACGCCCTATTGGTCCCTCCCGAATGGTCCCCGACGCCTACGACTTCTGGCTGTTCGACCTCGACGGCACCGTGGTCGACGCCGACTGGACCTACACCCGCGAGGTGTTCGACCGGGTCGGCGGCCGCCTCGGTCGCGAGTTCACCGACCGCCAGGCCGAGGTGCTCTGGCACGGCCTCGAGGGCTCGCGCGACCCGATACTCCGCGAGTGGGGCATCGACCCCGCGGAGTTCTGGCCCGCGTTCCACGCCGTCGAGGACCCCATGACCCGCGCCGAGGCGACCTACCTGCACGAGGACGCCGCGCGCTTGCTCACGGCGCTCCACGAGCGGGAGGTCCCAGTCGGCGTCGTCACCCACTGCGCCGAGTTCCTCGCCGACCCCGTCGTCGAGCACCTCGATCTCACCGACTGGTTCGACGTCGTCCTCTCCTGCTCGGAGGAGACCGGCTGGAAGCCCGACCCGGAACCCGTGAACGCGGCGATGAGCGCGCTCGGCGTCGAGGCGGCGACCCAGCAGGGCGTCCTGCTGGGCGACGGCGCGAGCGACGTCGGCGCGGCCTGGAACGCCGGCCTCGACGCGGTCCACGTCGAGCGCCACGGCTACGACGAGCGCGGCCGCTGCGTCCGCGCCGACCACCGCGTCGCGAGCTTCGACGAACTCCCGCGCGGCGAGGCCGACCGCGACGCCCCGACCGGCGCGACCCTCGCCGACCCCGCCGGCTCCTCGGGCGTGGAGGTCGGCGACCGGGGTCCCTGACGGTCCGATCGGCCCGCTCGGCCCGGATGGCTCGGCCGGTTTACTCGCCGTCCGCCCGGTCGTCGACGGGGTTCGGATCGTAGCCCTCCCCGACGGCGAACTCCATCACCCGCTCGCGCGTGGTGATCTCGAGCCGTTCGCGCTCGACCATCTCGCCGTCGAGCGAGAACTGCCGCGGCTCGCCCGCGTCGACGACGAGCGAGGGGACCCGGAGCCGGGTGAGATGCGAGACCTCCCCCTGGAAGAGTCGCTCGACCGCGCCGCGCGCGAGGTAGTCGATGGTCGGTGCGTCCTCGATGACCACCACGTCCAGTTTCCCGTCCTCGACGTTCGCCTGCCGGTTGGGGAACCGCCGGGCGTTCCCGACCAGAAGCAGGGCCGCCTCGCCCGACCACACCGGGTCGCTCTCGGACCCGGCGCGGATGTCGAGTTCGAGCCCCTCGAAGTCGCCCGTGTGCTGGAGCGTCGTGAACACGTACGCGAGGACGCCGAGCCGCTGTTTCAGCGCCGGCTCCGTGCGCGCGCTCGCCTCCGCCGTCAGCCCGCAGATACAGGAGTTCAGGAACGGCCGGGCGGTCTCGTCGGCGTCGCCGCCCGCCAGCCCCGCGTCTCCCGCTCCCGACGATCCGGCGTCGCTCCCGTCGCCGCGGCCCGACTCGCCCGACCAGTCGGCCATCCCGACGTCGAGGCGGCGCGTCCGCCCGGCCTCGACGCTCTCGAACGCCTCGGTCACCCCGTCGATGCCGACGTTGCCGGCGAAGCCGTTCCCGGTGCCGGCCGGAACCACGCCGAGCGTGACCTCCTCGAGCCGTCCCGCCCGGTCGACCCCCCGGGCCACGCCGTTGAGGGTGCCGTCGCCGCCGCAGGCGACCACCACGTCCGCGCCGCCGGCGGCCGCCTCCCGGGCGAGGTCGACCTCCTCGCCCTCCTCGGAGGTGTTCAACACCTCGTACCCGCGCTCCTCGGCCTCCTGTGCCGCCTGGACGCTCCGTCGCTGGTCGCCGCTCTCCGGGTTCCGGACGAGGACGCGACTTCCCATGGGGCCACGTCCGCCCACAACTGCAAAGCCGTGTCGGCCCCTACCGCCCCCAGTGCCAGAGTTCGCGGTCGACCTCCACAACCACAGTCGGTTCTTCCACGGATTCGTCGGCCGGTCGACGCCGTACGACCCCGTCGGGCTCCGCCTGCACGGCCTCGTCGCCCGCCTCAGGGGGCTCGACGCGCTTGCGGTCACCAACCACGACTACGCCTACGTCGGGGACGCCGGCCTCCCGGTCGTGCCCGGGGTCGAGGTGTCCACCACGATGGGCCACGTCGTCGTGGTCGGCCCCGACCCGCCGCGACGGACGACCCCCGGGGAGTATACGCCGGGCGAACTCGTCGACCGCGCTCACGACCGCGGCTGTGCGGCCGTCCTCGCGCACCCGTTCCGGAACAGCTCCGCCCGGGAGTCGAAGGCCGACTTCGACGCCGTGGAGCTGAACGGGAAGAACCCGGAGCACGACGCCCGGACGCTGCAACTCGCCGACCGTCGCGACCTCCCGGTCGTCGGCGGGAGCGACGCGCACTACCCGATCGAGGTCGGGCGGGCGTACACGGTCCTCGAGGCGGACACCTCCGACCCGGCCGACGTGGCCGACGCGATCCGCGCGGGCCGCGTCTCGCCGGTCTCGAACCTCGGCCACGCCCACCGGCTCATCGACCGGGGGTACACCGCCGTACACAGGGGGCGCCGGTGGCTCAGGGCCAGGGAGGGCGAGGCGTCGGCGAGGGGGACCGCCGGCGGGACGCGCGACGGAGAGAGCAGCGCGGGCGGGAACGGTGCGGGCGAGAGCAGCACGGGCGGGAGCGGCACGCGCGAGAGCGGCGACGAATAGCGAAGCGTCGGGTCGGAGCCCGGGTACCGCCGGCGACTACCCAAGCCGTTCGTCGAGGATGAGTCGGGTCTTCGTCCCCTCGACCTCCGCCAGTTCGCGAGCGCGGGTGATGAGTTCGTTCACCGCGCGCGTGTCCACGCAGTCGACGATGAGGACGATGTCCTCCTCGCCGGACACCTGCCAGACGAAGTCGACCTCCTCCCACTCGGCGAGCGTCGAGGACACCTCGCTCGTGTTGACGTTCATGTCGACGCTGATCTCGACCATCGCCTTCACGTTCCCCGTCCGCGTGGTGACGGTGAAGCGCTCGATGACCCCCTCCTCGGTCATCCGGTCGACCCGGTTGCGAACGGTGCCCTCGCTGGTGCCGACGCGCTCGGCGATCTCGGTGTAGGGCGTCCGCGCGTCCCGCCTGAGGACGTTCAGGATGCGCCGATCGAGGTCGTCCATACACGGCCGTGTCGCCCGGGGGCCTTACCGATTACGAATTTCGTAACCATGCTTCGAACGACGCACTTATTGTGCCGGCGTCCGTGCGTATCTCGTAATGGCGGACGCCTACGTCGCGCTGGAGGACGGCCGCGTGTTCGAAGCACGGAGCCGTTCGCCCGGCCGCACACGTGGTGAACTGGTGTTCACGACCGCGTACACGGGGTACGAGGAGTCGCTGACGGACCCCTCCTACGAGGAGCAGGTCCTCACGTTCTCCTACCCCCTCATCGGCAACTACGGCGTCCGAGACGAGCGGTTCGAGTCGGACCGCGTCCACCCGCGCGCCGCCGTCGCGCGCGAGTTCACGGACGACGTGGCCGAGTGGCTCGCCGGGGAGGACGTGCCCGCGGTGGACCACCTCGACACGCGCGAACTCGTCACCTCCGTCCGCGAGGAGGGGGCGATGAAGTGCGGCATCGCCGCGGGCCAGGACGCGACCCCCGAGGCCGCCCGCGAGGAACTGGCCGAGTGCAAGGGGATGAGCGAGCACACGGATATCGGCGCGCAGGTGTCGACGCCCGAACCCTACACGGTCACGGGCGGGGGGGAGTACGACGTCGCGCTGGTGGACTGTGGCGCGAAGGGCTCGATCGCCTCCTCGCTCGCGGAGCGCGGCGCCGACGTCCACGTCCTGCCGTACGACGCGGACCCGGCGACCGTGGCCGACCTCGACCCTGACGTGCTGTTCGTCTCGAACGGGCCGGGCGACCCGGCGAACTTCGGCGAGACGCAGTCGCTCGTCGAGGAGTTCGTTGGCGAACTCCCGCTGGCGGGCATCTGTCTCGGCCAGCAAATCGTCGCCCGCGCGTTCGGCGGCGAGACGGAGAAGATGGCGTTCGGCCACCGCGGCGTGAACCAGCCGGTTCGCGACCTGGAGTCCGGAACGGTCGTGATGACGACCCAGAACCACGGCTACTCGGTCGCCGACCCCGGCAGGCTCGACGTGACCCAGGTGAACGTGAACGACGACACCGCCGAGGGGCTCGCGAGCGAGGAGTACGACGTCGTGACGCGGCAGTACCACCCCGAGGCGAACCCCGGCCCGCACGACTCGCTCGGCTTCTTCGACGAGGTGCTCGACCTCACGGGGCGATCGCGCACGCCCGTCGCCGCGGATTAACGAACCTCTTTTACGGGGGTCCTCCTCGTTCGCGCGCCTTCGGCGCGCTCGCTCGTCGAACCCCCGCAAAACCCGTTCATGCCAAAAAGGCCGCTCGCTCGGTCGGCGCGGCTTCGCCGCGCCTCCCTCCCTCGCAGTACTGCTGCTGGTACGACCGCACCGTGGATGTGATGTTGAAATTACAAAAACGCCCTTCCGGGAACGTTCATGGGTGGTGGTAGCGTATCTCGCTCCATGGCAGACGCCTTCCACGAAGCGGTCCCGCTGGCGAAACTGGAGGAGGAGGGTCGAGCGCTGATGCAGGCCGACGGCACGCCCATCGCGCTGTTCCACCACGAGGGCGAGGTCCGCGCGGTGAACAACCGGTGTCCCCACATGGGCTTCCCGCTCACCGAGGGGAGCGTCGACGAGGGGGTGCTGACGTGCCACTGGCACCACGCGCGCTTCGAACTCTCCTGCGGGGACACGTTCGACCCGTGGGCCGACGACGTGGACACGTACACGACCGAGATCCGGGACGGCGTGGTGTACGTCGATCCGCAGCCGAAGCGGTCGGAGCCGCCGGGGGTCCACTGGCGCGGCCGCCTGGAGGACGGACTGGAGCAGAACCTGAGCCTCGTGCTCGCGAAGTCGGCCGTCGCGCTGCAGGACGCCGGCGTCGACGCGGCCGAGACCGTCGAGACGGGCGTGCTGTTCGGGACGCGCTACCGCGAGGGCGGATGGTCCTCGGGGCTCACCATCCTCGTCGCGCTCGCGAACCGGCTGCCGGACCTCGAGGAGGAGGACCGCAAGCGCGCGCTGTTCCAGGGGCTCACGGAGGTGGCGAGCGACTGCGCGGACCAGCCGCCGAAGTTCGACCAGGAGGAGTTCGAGGCGCGCGAGGTCCCCTTCTCGCGGCTGAAGTCCTGGTTCCGCGAGAACGTCGAGGTGCGGGACGCCGACGGCGCCGAGCGCGTCCTCCGCACGGCGGTCGCGGAGGGGTGTGACGAGGCGGAGCTCACCGAACTGCTCGTCTCGGCCGCGACGGACCACCGCTACCTCGACACGGGCCACGCGTTCGACTTCGTGAACAAGGCCACGGAGGCGCTCGACCTGATCGGCTGGGACCACGAGCACGCCGACGACGTGCTCGCCTCGCTGGTCCGGGGGCTCGCGACCGCCGACCGCGCCGAGGAGCGCTCCTCGTGGCGACAGCCGGTCGACCTCGCGGCGATGTGCGAGGACTCGTTCGACCGCCTCGACGACCTCGTCGCCGCGGGAGAGGGGGAGACGTGGGAGCGACCCGACGACTTCACCGACCGCCTCCACTCGGCGGACCCGGAGGTCGCCTTCGACGCGCTGGAGTCGGCCATCCGGGGGGGCGCCACCGTCGAGGAACTCGCGGCCGCCGTGACCCACGCCGCGGGCAAGCGCGTCGCGCTGTTCTCGACGGGCAACGAGTTCTCGGACTGGAACACGGTCCACCACACGTTCACCTACGCGAACGCGGTCCACCGCGCCGCGGAGCGAACCGACGCGACCGAACTGTACCGCGGGGTGTTCGACGCCGCGGTGAACGTCTACCTCGACCGGTTCCTCAACACGCCGCCCGCGCCGGAGCCGTCGGTCGAGCCCGACGCCGACCCGGCGGAGGCGCTCGAACAGCTCCTCCTCCGCTTCGAGCAGCAGGGCGAGGTGAACGCCGCGGCCGCCCACGCGGCCCACTTCCTCGACGGCGGCGGCGACCCGGCCGAACTGAAGGCCGAACTCGGCCACGCGCTCCTCCGCGAGGACGCGGGGTTCCACACGTTCCAGGCGTACGAGGCGGCGTGCCGGCAGTTCGACCGCCGGTACGACGGGAGCGGGGAGATCCCGCCCGAGGCGCGGGACATGCTCGTCGCCGCGGCCCGGTACATGGCCGCCCACTTCCCGACGCGGCGCGAGCGCGAGCAGACGTTCAGCATCGCCGCCCGCCTGCTGCGGGGCGAGAAGCTGCACGGCGAGGAGTCGGAGGCGGACCCGGACGTGGAGGCGACCGCGGACGATTAGTGCGGGTACGGCCAGGGAGCTCCGTTGCAGGTTCCGGTTCGGGCTCGCAGCCGGGGAACACGACCTCGAACGCCCCGGCAGCGAGTTCACGAACGACCCACGATCGCGGTACACCTTTTTGGCCACCCGCGCCCACCCCCCACGTAGATGCAACTCACGCTGAAGTTCTTCGCCACCTTCCGGGAGGCGGTCGGCTCGAAGCTGACCGAGCGGGAGGTGCCCGAGGGGGCCACGGTGGGCGACGTGCTGGCCGACCTGGAGGCCGAGTACGAGGGGCTCGAGGGCCAGCTCCTCGAGGACGGCGAGCTCCGCCCACAGATCAACGTCCTGCTCGACGGGCGCGAGGTGCTCCACATGGAGGGGCCGGACACGGAGCTCTCCGAGGGCGACACGCTCGCCGTGTTCCCGCCGGTCGCGGGCGGCGCGGCCGACGCCGCCGGTCCGGGGGACGAGGAGGGAACCGGAGGGGACGCGGACGCCGCCGACGGGGGGACCGCGACCGGCGAGGGCGTTCCCGCCGGAGGGGAGTCCGGGGACGCGGAATGGGTCGAGGCCTACCGGGGCATCTCCCGCCGGCTCGCCGTCCGTTACCTGCGGAACCTCGGCGGCGAGACCGACCGCCCCGACGAGGAGGCGACCGAGGTCGTCGGCGACGGCTGGCGGGCGACCCTCGAGACGGAGACGGTGAGCCCGGCCGGGAGCATCACGCTCACCGAGGTGACCGTCCGGTTCACGGGCGAGTCCGCGACGCTCGAGGAACTGGTCCCCGCCTTCGGCCGGAAGGCGATGCGCGCCGGGGGGTGAGATGACCGACCCCGATCCGGACTCGGACGCGGACCCGGATTCGCACGCGGGCGCCGACTCGGACGCCGGTCCCACGGAGCAGCCGGGCGACCCACGGGAGGCCGACCATCCCATCGACGGCAACGCGCTGCTGCTCGCGACCGCCAAGGCGAGCGTGGGGCCCGAGCGGCTCCCGGCGCTCCTGGGGACGGCAGCCGCCGAACTCGCGGCGCGACGCGACGACTACGAGCGGCGGTTCGAGGCCGTCCACGAGCGCGACGGGACGCTGGTGGTGCTCGTCCCCGAGGGCCACTGGGCCGACCTGGGCGGGGACCTCGGGCTGGGCGAGCGGGAGGCCGACGCGCTCAGGCGGGCCCACGAGGAGCACCTGCGCCGGCTCGGCTCCCAGCTCGACCGGCGCGAGGAGTTCGAGCACGCGCTCGAGCTTCGCGAGGCGGTCGTCGTCGGCCCGTCCCCGGCGTAGCCCGACTCCCCTCACGCCGGACGCCCGGACTCCTCTACCGGAACCGACGGCGGTTTCACCCGCCGGCACCGCCCGCAGGTATGGACACGCGACTCGCCGAGCTCCGCGCGGGCGTCCGTGACACCCTCCCGCTGCTGCTCGGCATCGTCCCCTTCGCGCTCGTCGCCGGGGTCGCCGGCGTCGAGGCCGGCCTCACGCCGCTCCAGACGGTCGGCATGTCGATGGTCGTCTTCGCCGGCGCCTCCCAGCTCGCGGCCATCGACCTGCTCGGCCGGGACGCCGCGCTCGGCGTGGTGGTGCTCACGGCGGTCGTCATCAACCTCCGGATGATGATGTACTCGGCCTCCATCGCGCCCCACTTCCGCGCGCTCTCGGCACGGGTCCGGGCGGGCTGTGCGTACCTGCTCACCGACCAGGCGTACGCGCTGGCGGTCGCGCGCTACACCCGGGAGGACGAGGTGACGCGCCCGCCGTACTACTACCTCGGCGTGGGGGCGACGCTCTGGCTCGTGTGGCAGGCGGGCACCGTCGTCGGCGTCGCCTTCGGCGCCGGCGTCCCCGACGCCTGGCGGCTGGACTTCGCCGTCCCGCTCGTGTTCCTCGCGCTGCTGGTGCCGGTCCTCTCGGACCGGCCGAGCGTCGCGGCGGGGCTCGTCGCGGCCGCCGTCGCGGTGGTCGCCGTCGGCCTGCCGTTCAACGCCGGGCTGATCGCGGGCGCGCTGGCGGGCGTCGCGTCGGGCATCGCGGCCGAACGGCTCGGGCTCGCGTCCGGGGGGTCGGCGTGACGACGACCTACGGCCCGGCGGCGATCTGGGGCGCGATCCTCGCCGCTGGGCTGGCGACGTACGCCATCCGGCTCTCCTTCATCCACCTGTTCGGCCGCGTCGAGGGCGTGCCGCCCGCGCTCGAGCGCCTGCTCGCGTACGTGCCGCCCGCGGTGCTCGCGGCGCTCGTCGCGCCCGACTTCGTGCCCGCGTCGGCGACGGTCGCCGCGCTCGCGGACCCGACGCTCGTCGGCGGCGCGGCCGCGGTCGCGGCGGCGTGGTACACCGAGGACGTGCTGTGGACGGTCGGCGCGGGGATGGCGGGCCTGCACCTCGCGCGGTTCCTGCTCTAGGCGCCGCCCGGGTCTGGGTCCGGGTCGTCGTCCCCGAACTCGTCCAGGTGTGCGTTCCCCGTCGATCCGGTGCCGGGGGCCGCGACGCGGTCGTCTCGTTCGGCGGCACGCGCGCGACGCTCCTGCGCGTCGGCGATGCGCTCGTGTGCCAGCACGAACCGGTGGAGGAGGTACAGGACGAACG
Protein-coding regions in this window:
- a CDS encoding AzlD domain-containing protein, which translates into the protein MTTTYGPAAIWGAILAAGLATYAIRLSFIHLFGRVEGVPPALERLLAYVPPAVLAALVAPDFVPASATVAALADPTLVGGAAAVAAAWYTEDVLWTVGAGMAGLHLARFLL
- a CDS encoding AzlC family ABC transporter permease; amino-acid sequence: MDTRLAELRAGVRDTLPLLLGIVPFALVAGVAGVEAGLTPLQTVGMSMVVFAGASQLAAIDLLGRDAALGVVVLTAVVINLRMMMYSASIAPHFRALSARVRAGCAYLLTDQAYALAVARYTREDEVTRPPYYYLGVGATLWLVWQAGTVVGVAFGAGVPDAWRLDFAVPLVFLALLVPVLSDRPSVAAGLVAAAVAVVAVGLPFNAGLIAGALAGVASGIAAERLGLASGGSA
- a CDS encoding Rieske (2Fe-2S) protein, with product MADAFHEAVPLAKLEEEGRALMQADGTPIALFHHEGEVRAVNNRCPHMGFPLTEGSVDEGVLTCHWHHARFELSCGDTFDPWADDVDTYTTEIRDGVVYVDPQPKRSEPPGVHWRGRLEDGLEQNLSLVLAKSAVALQDAGVDAAETVETGVLFGTRYREGGWSSGLTILVALANRLPDLEEEDRKRALFQGLTEVASDCADQPPKFDQEEFEAREVPFSRLKSWFRENVEVRDADGAERVLRTAVAEGCDEAELTELLVSAATDHRYLDTGHAFDFVNKATEALDLIGWDHEHADDVLASLVRGLATADRAEERSSWRQPVDLAAMCEDSFDRLDDLVAAGEGETWERPDDFTDRLHSADPEVAFDALESAIRGGATVEELAAAVTHAAGKRVALFSTGNEFSDWNTVHHTFTYANAVHRAAERTDATELYRGVFDAAVNVYLDRFLNTPPAPEPSVEPDADPAEALEQLLLRFEQQGEVNAAAAHAAHFLDGGGDPAELKAELGHALLREDAGFHTFQAYEAACRQFDRRYDGSGEIPPEARDMLVAAARYMAAHFPTRREREQTFSIAARLLRGEKLHGEESEADPDVEATADD
- the carA gene encoding glutamine-hydrolyzing carbamoyl-phosphate synthase small subunit translates to MADAYVALEDGRVFEARSRSPGRTRGELVFTTAYTGYEESLTDPSYEEQVLTFSYPLIGNYGVRDERFESDRVHPRAAVAREFTDDVAEWLAGEDVPAVDHLDTRELVTSVREEGAMKCGIAAGQDATPEAAREELAECKGMSEHTDIGAQVSTPEPYTVTGGGEYDVALVDCGAKGSIASSLAERGADVHVLPYDADPATVADLDPDVLFVSNGPGDPANFGETQSLVEEFVGELPLAGICLGQQIVARAFGGETEKMAFGHRGVNQPVRDLESGTVVMTTQNHGYSVADPGRLDVTQVNVNDDTAEGLASEEYDVVTRQYHPEANPGPHDSLGFFDEVLDLTGRSRTPVAAD